The following proteins are co-located in the Agromyces laixinhei genome:
- a CDS encoding AzlD domain-containing protein: MTTWHIILIASAATLALKLAGHLVPAGFLERERPARIADLLTVALLAALIAVQTLGVGQQIVVDARVPAVIVAAALYALRVPFVIVVAVAAVVAAGIRALA, translated from the coding sequence GTGACCACCTGGCACATCATCCTCATCGCCAGTGCGGCGACCCTCGCACTCAAGCTCGCCGGCCACCTCGTGCCCGCCGGGTTCCTCGAGCGCGAGCGTCCGGCGCGCATCGCCGACCTGCTCACCGTCGCGCTGCTTGCAGCGCTCATCGCGGTGCAGACCCTCGGCGTCGGCCAGCAGATCGTGGTCGACGCACGGGTGCCCGCGGTGATCGTCGCCGCGGCGCTCTACGCGCTCCGAGTGCCGTTCGTCATCGTCGTGGCCGTCGCCGCTGTGGTCGCGGCCGGCATCCGCGCGCTGGCGTGA
- a CDS encoding ATP-binding cassette domain-containing protein — MRAAAHGFPIVLDDLSVEYPAKGPSPAHVALHGLSLTVAPGEVLGLLGSAGSGKTTLARLLSGVAFDTRSAEGRPVVTGGDATVLGQSLRRIQKRRLPEYQFHIGYLPQDAASTLPADRTVAEIIGEPILERDHRYNARALATRVATMLDGVRLSLGKLDLYPYELSGGQRQRVALARALVLGPSVLIADEPTAGIDLTVRDVVAQLIGELRHEHTFSAIIISHDLPVLRSTAERIAVLDRGRLVAIGTIDEVLDDPRHPYVKALAGALDAGHAVIDDLDMGPTA; from the coding sequence ATGCGTGCCGCCGCCCACGGCTTCCCGATCGTGCTCGACGACCTGTCGGTCGAGTACCCGGCGAAGGGGCCGAGCCCCGCTCACGTCGCGTTGCACGGGCTGAGCCTCACGGTCGCTCCCGGCGAGGTGCTCGGGCTGCTGGGCAGCGCAGGAAGCGGCAAGACCACCCTCGCCCGGCTGCTCTCGGGGGTCGCGTTCGACACGCGGTCGGCTGAGGGGCGCCCGGTCGTCACCGGCGGTGATGCGACCGTGCTCGGTCAGTCGCTGCGCCGCATCCAGAAACGCCGGCTTCCCGAGTACCAGTTCCACATCGGCTACCTGCCGCAGGATGCCGCCTCGACGCTGCCGGCCGATCGCACGGTCGCCGAGATCATCGGCGAGCCGATCCTCGAGCGCGACCACCGATACAACGCCCGCGCCCTCGCCACGAGGGTGGCCACGATGCTCGACGGCGTTCGGCTCTCGCTCGGCAAGCTCGACCTGTACCCGTACGAGCTCTCGGGCGGGCAGCGGCAGCGCGTCGCGCTGGCGCGGGCGCTCGTGCTCGGCCCATCGGTGCTCATCGCCGACGAACCGACCGCCGGCATCGACCTCACGGTGCGCGACGTCGTGGCGCAGCTGATCGGCGAACTCCGTCACGAACACACCTTCTCGGCGATCATCATCAGCCACGACCTGCCGGTGCTCCGCAGCACGGCCGAGCGCATCGCCGTGCTCGATCGCGGCCGGCTCGTGGCGATCGGCACGATCGACGAGGTACTCGACGACCCGCGGCATCCGTATGTGAAGGCGCTGGCCGGAGCGCTCGATGCCGGTCACGCGGTGATCGACGACCTCGACATGGGCCCGACGGCATGA
- a CDS encoding AzlC family ABC transporter permease yields the protein MRDSLAVGIATAIYGISFGALAVAAGLDVWQTCFLSLVMFTGGSQFALVGVLASGGVAAGGSAIATAAMLGIRNVVYGMRMKPIVDGIDPETGRGSIVRRVAAAWITIDESTAVALAQPNDRAARVGFWVTGIVVFVGWNLTTLAGALIGDAIGDTRTWGLDAAAAAAFLGLLWPRLKRFQAGAVAVAAAIVATLATPVLMPGLPVLVAAVVAVVVGWFNLFDRRRTA from the coding sequence ATCCGTGACAGCCTCGCCGTCGGGATCGCCACCGCCATCTACGGCATCTCGTTCGGAGCCCTCGCGGTCGCGGCCGGGCTCGATGTCTGGCAGACGTGCTTCCTCAGCCTCGTGATGTTCACGGGAGGCTCGCAGTTCGCCCTCGTGGGGGTGCTCGCGAGCGGGGGCGTCGCCGCAGGCGGCTCGGCGATCGCCACCGCGGCGATGCTCGGCATCCGCAACGTCGTCTACGGCATGCGCATGAAGCCGATCGTCGACGGCATCGACCCCGAAACGGGGCGTGGCAGCATCGTGCGCCGCGTCGCCGCCGCGTGGATCACGATCGACGAGTCGACCGCCGTCGCGCTCGCCCAACCGAATGATCGGGCCGCACGGGTGGGCTTCTGGGTCACGGGCATCGTGGTCTTCGTCGGCTGGAACCTGACCACGCTCGCCGGTGCCCTCATCGGCGACGCCATCGGCGACACCCGGACCTGGGGGCTGGATGCCGCTGCGGCTGCGGCTTTCCTCGGCTTGTTGTGGCCCCGGCTCAAGCGGTTCCAGGCGGGTGCCGTCGCCGTCGCAGCGGCGATCGTCGCAACCCTCGCCACTCCGGTGCTCATGCCCGGGCTCCCAGTGCTCGTCGCCGCGGTCGTCGCGGTCGTCGTCGGCTGGTTCAACCTCTTCGATCGGAGGCGAACCGCGTGA